A single region of the Gaiellales bacterium genome encodes:
- the fdhA gene encoding formaldehyde dehydrogenase, glutathione-independent: protein MSGNKAVAYIEPGKVEVQTIDYPKLELQDGPGVHPDNVGRKTPHGAIIKIVATNICGSDQHMVRGRTTAPAGLILGHEITGEVVEAGPGVEFIKKGDLVSVPFNIACGRCRMCKEGNTGVCLNVNPAGYGSAYGYVDMGGWVGGQAEYVLVPYADWNLLRFPDKEQALEKILDLTMLSDIFPTGYHGCVSAGVTTGSTVYVAGAGPVGLAAAHSAQLLGAAVVIVGDMNADRLKQAKSFGCETVDLTKDASLTDQIDGIVGEPMVDAAVDAVGFEARGHGQDAEEAPATVLNSVMEVTRQAGKLGIPGLYVTGDPGAKDEAAKQGSLSIRIGLGWAKSHSFTTGQCPVMRYHRKLMNAILADRCQIAKAVNATVISLDEAPGGYQDFDKGVAKKFVLDPHDMLKGKKRIAA from the coding sequence ATGTCCGGCAACAAGGCGGTTGCATACATCGAGCCGGGGAAGGTCGAGGTGCAGACGATCGACTATCCGAAGCTCGAGCTGCAGGACGGGCCGGGCGTTCACCCGGACAACGTGGGTCGCAAGACGCCGCACGGCGCGATCATCAAGATCGTGGCGACCAACATCTGCGGCTCCGACCAGCACATGGTGCGAGGCCGCACGACCGCGCCGGCCGGGCTGATCCTCGGCCACGAGATCACCGGCGAGGTGGTCGAGGCCGGCCCGGGAGTCGAGTTCATCAAGAAGGGCGACCTGGTGTCCGTGCCGTTCAACATCGCCTGCGGTCGCTGCCGCATGTGCAAGGAGGGCAACACGGGCGTGTGCCTGAACGTGAACCCGGCCGGCTATGGCTCGGCCTACGGCTATGTGGACATGGGTGGCTGGGTCGGCGGCCAGGCGGAGTATGTGCTGGTGCCGTATGCGGACTGGAATCTGCTCAGGTTTCCCGACAAGGAGCAGGCGCTCGAGAAGATCCTCGACCTGACGATGCTCTCCGACATCTTCCCGACCGGCTACCACGGCTGCGTCTCGGCCGGGGTCACCACTGGGTCGACGGTGTACGTCGCCGGCGCCGGGCCGGTCGGGCTGGCGGCGGCGCACTCCGCCCAGCTGCTGGGCGCGGCGGTCGTGATCGTCGGCGACATGAACGCCGACCGGCTCAAGCAGGCGAAGAGCTTCGGCTGCGAGACGGTCGACCTGACCAAGGACGCTTCGCTGACCGATCAGATCGACGGGATCGTCGGCGAGCCGATGGTGGATGCCGCGGTGGACGCTGTGGGCTTCGAGGCGCGCGGGCACGGCCAGGACGCCGAGGAGGCGCCGGCGACGGTGCTGAACTCGGTCATGGAGGTCACCCGCCAGGCCGGCAAGCTCGGCATCCCGGGGCTCTACGTGACCGGTGATCCGGGCGCGAAGGACGAGGCCGCGAAGCAGGGCAGCCTGTCGATCAGGATCGGCCTCGGCTGGGCGAAGTCGCACTCGTTCACGACCGGTCAGTGCCCGGTCATGCGCTATCACCGCAAGCTGATGAACGCGATCCTTGCCGACCGCTGCCAGATCGCCAAGGCCGTGAACGCCACCGTCATCTCGCTCGACGAGGCACCCGGCGGCTACCAGGACTTCGACAAGGGCGTCGCCAAGAAGTTCGTGCTCGACCCGCACGACATGCTCAAGGGCAAGAAGCGCATCGCCGCCTGA
- a CDS encoding PASTA domain-containing protein, which yields MAGITTLTAALALVGSGCGGSSGATALKVAFGPDDGSRGLVVFHVRCDPPGGSIPAPAAACARITSRPRLVTPPPSNSTCSPGIGQWAVSITGSYRGQAVRQHFGACDNQVFAWMRLARYRPCPDNFMDFANPCDHGPYAFGKAHMRGVFPNVPRVVGMTAAAARRVLRRQGLEARFIPAFTARRRVIRQSPRPRTSARVYALVTLRIAGS from the coding sequence ATGGCGGGGATCACGACGCTCACGGCGGCCCTGGCCCTCGTTGGCTCCGGCTGCGGTGGGAGCTCGGGCGCCACGGCGCTGAAGGTCGCGTTCGGCCCCGACGACGGCAGCCGGGGATTGGTCGTCTTCCACGTTCGCTGCGATCCGCCCGGAGGGTCGATCCCCGCACCGGCCGCGGCCTGCGCGCGGATCACGAGCCGGCCGCGGCTCGTGACTCCCCCGCCCTCCAACTCCACGTGCAGCCCCGGCATCGGCCAGTGGGCGGTCTCGATCACCGGGAGCTACCGCGGCCAGGCGGTCCGGCAGCACTTCGGGGCCTGTGACAACCAGGTGTTCGCCTGGATGAGACTCGCGCGCTACCGGCCGTGCCCGGACAACTTCATGGACTTCGCAAACCCGTGCGACCACGGCCCGTACGCCTTCGGCAAGGCTCACATGCGAGGGGTGTTCCCGAACGTCCCCAGGGTGGTGGGCATGACGGCCGCCGCCGCCCGCCGCGTCCTCCGGCGCCAGGGCCTGGAGGCGCGGTTCATCCCCGCGTTCACGGCGAGGCGCCGGGTGATCCGGCAGTCGCCCCGGCCGCGCACCTCGGCCAGGGTCTACGCCCTCGTCACCCTCCGGATCGCCGGCTCCTGA